A genomic region of uncultured Acidilobus sp. JCHS contains the following coding sequences:
- a CDS encoding Sugar (and other) transporter, whose amino-acid sequence MLTREQKLVMLSTTLDMFLEGVFVTLSPISVQWSFVQGWAVPLLFIMMPIGTIIGNSTFGRLTDLRGRKLTYLSMLAVYAVGSALVILSSNIYELLAGLLIVYSAIGGEIPVVLSYVVESAPVDIKERVVVLITNVGNVGAVVAAALALVTSGVSVNAERLALGVLIGLAISVLVITRSLVPESRPWASLPRERRGRVSLNYESARFALASLTLMAISSVLTFGLLALSIGPEEFPSVSNEILLVYFIGEVLGGFIAAYLVTYVGSKGFTLASYLGGLVTTVAAVLVLRLGPVPFLALLLVNGVFTETVWASRNVLESLAFPTNFRGTGVSLVRIAAYVLLAASYLATASMTPVEYLTFAAAMWALGVGASLAWYIRGPELVGAPLANLPEEFKVRPSRSRWGQRGSDTG is encoded by the coding sequence ATGCTGACAAGGGAGCAGAAGCTGGTGATGCTCTCGACAACCCTTGACATGTTCCTAGAGGGGGTGTTCGTCACCCTCTCGCCAATCTCGGTCCAGTGGTCCTTTGTGCAGGGCTGGGCTGTCCCCCTGCTCTTCATCATGATGCCGATAGGCACCATCATAGGCAACTCCACCTTTGGGAGGCTGACGGACCTGCGGGGGAGGAAGCTGACGTACTTGAGCATGCTGGCCGTCTACGCCGTTGGCTCAGCCCTTGTGATCCTCTCCTCTAACATATACGAGTTGCTGGCCGGGCTGCTCATAGTGTACTCCGCCATAGGGGGCGAGATCCCTGTAGTGCTGAGCTACGTAGTTGAGAGCGCCCCCGTCGACATAAAGGAGAGGGTGGTAGTTCTGATAACCAACGTTGGAAACGTAGGTGCAGTCGTGGCCGCCGCCTTAGCCCTAGTGACGAGCGGCGTGTCGGTCAACGCTGAGAGGCTGGCCCTAGGGGTCCTCATAGGGCTGGCCATATCAGTCTTGGTCATAACCAGGTCGCTCGTGCCCGAGTCCAGGCCCTGGGCCTCCCTGCCGAGGGAGAGGAGGGGGAGGGTCAGCCTGAACTACGAGAGCGCCAGGTTCGCCCTGGCCTCGCTCACCCTCATGGCCATATCCTCAGTGCTCACCTTTGGCCTGTTGGCCCTCAGCATAGGGCCTGAGGAGTTCCCAAGCGTCTCCAACGAGATACTCCTGGTGTACTTCATAGGCGAGGTCCTAGGCGGCTTCATAGCCGCCTACCTTGTCACCTACGTGGGCAGCAAGGGCTTCACCCTGGCCAGCTACCTAGGAGGGCTCGTGACCACCGTGGCCGCGGTCTTAGTCCTCAGGCTCGGGCCTGTGCCGTTCTTAGCGCTCCTGCTGGTTAACGGCGTCTTCACCGAGACCGTGTGGGCCTCAAGGAACGTCCTGGAGTCCCTAGCGTTTCCAACTAACTTCAGGGGGACCGGCGTCTCGCTGGTCAGGATAGCAGCCTACGTCCTGCTGGCCGCCAGCTACCTGGCCACTGCCTCCATGACGCCAGTCGAGTACCTGACGTTCGCGGCCGCCATGTGGGCCTTGGGAGTGGGGGCCTCGCTGGCCTGGTACATTAGGGGGCCTGAGCTGGTAGGCGCGCCGCTTGCCAACCTGCCTGAAGAGTTTAAAGTCAGGCCGTCAAGAAGTCGCTGGGGCCAGCGTGGCAGCGATACTGGTTAA
- a CDS encoding Creatinine amidohydrolase, which produces MRRYVELSSGQFRELADRAVFIVPVGSVEQHCEGPLGTDLMIAEAVSEAACEHLERSGTPCVLMPAIPYGLSAEWQGAPGTISVPLQHLVGLVQGIARSLVEGGAKAVAFLNGHYGNSPAIQAALRDLMPSLPEGVRLVLVDYWEALDIDVGHASEAEREVLRALGYPCVSFGECERALPSPRGARVFSRPSPGPQRLNARAGQGLTRELIGATVADAIMRVLEESLRSRVLP; this is translated from the coding sequence TTGAGGAGGTACGTCGAGCTCTCGTCAGGGCAGTTCAGGGAGCTGGCCGACAGGGCTGTCTTCATCGTGCCCGTGGGCAGCGTTGAGCAGCACTGTGAAGGACCCCTGGGCACCGACCTCATGATAGCTGAGGCCGTCTCAGAGGCGGCCTGCGAGCACCTAGAGCGCTCGGGGACCCCATGCGTCCTCATGCCGGCCATTCCCTACGGCCTCTCAGCTGAGTGGCAGGGGGCCCCTGGGACCATATCGGTGCCCCTCCAGCACCTAGTTGGCCTCGTGCAGGGGATAGCCAGGTCCCTTGTAGAGGGCGGGGCCAAGGCTGTGGCCTTCCTGAACGGTCACTACGGGAACTCGCCGGCTATCCAGGCCGCTCTCAGGGACCTCATGCCGTCCCTGCCTGAGGGCGTCAGGCTTGTGCTCGTTGACTACTGGGAGGCCCTGGACATTGACGTGGGGCACGCCAGCGAGGCCGAGAGGGAGGTGCTCAGGGCCCTCGGGTACCCATGCGTAAGCTTTGGGGAGTGCGAGAGGGCGTTACCATCGCCCAGGGGGGCCAGGGTCTTCTCAAGGCCCTCCCCAGGCCCCCAGAGGCTCAACGCCAGGGCTGGACAGGGGCTGACGAGGGAGCTCATAGGGGCCACCGTGGCCGACGCCATAATGAGGGTCCTGGAGGAGTCGTTGAGGTCAAGGGTTCTCCCCTAA
- a CDS encoding ThiS family produces MGKVKVKFLGYIADLAGASEAEVDVEGEARVEDIAPVIRKLRRSDYVLLVDGKGAEPDTPVRPGSVVVILPETGGG; encoded by the coding sequence GTGGGCAAGGTCAAGGTGAAGTTCCTGGGCTACATAGCTGACCTGGCAGGCGCCTCAGAGGCAGAGGTTGACGTTGAGGGGGAGGCCAGGGTTGAGGACATAGCGCCGGTCATAAGGAAGCTTAGGAGGTCAGACTACGTCCTCCTTGTCGACGGCAAGGGGGCAGAGCCCGACACGCCTGTGAGGCCCGGGAGCGTCGTAGTGATACTGCCCGAGACGGGCGGCGGCTAG
- a CDS encoding putative transcriptional regulator, contains C-terminal CBS domain → MKALIETVLARSSKPVLTVPSTSTVREAAEFMASAGVRRLAVTEEGRVIGIFSAYHLVRILATGADPSSLRVSEAGLEVPAFLEPTATLLEAAKVMASNNVTSVIVGSETNPLGILTTHDVVAALAMSALGSRPLSGALVKSYPYVDLGATLLEAAQAMISKGTSGVLVLDGDLLIGVLTVREVVARYAREGQEGLMTRVSDLPVPPGAYIDEGATVSEAARVMEEEGVDVAPVLCGGRVCGAVDDITLTRWLASS, encoded by the coding sequence GTGAAGGCCTTGATTGAGACAGTCCTGGCCAGGTCCTCTAAGCCGGTCCTCACGGTCCCCTCGACAAGCACCGTCAGGGAGGCAGCCGAGTTCATGGCCTCCGCGGGCGTGAGGAGACTAGCTGTAACTGAGGAGGGGAGGGTCATAGGAATCTTCAGCGCCTACCACCTGGTCAGGATCCTTGCGACCGGGGCTGACCCCTCCTCCCTCAGGGTCTCCGAGGCAGGCCTCGAGGTGCCTGCCTTCCTTGAGCCCACGGCGACGCTCCTCGAGGCGGCCAAGGTCATGGCGTCGAACAACGTGACCTCTGTCATCGTGGGCTCCGAGACGAACCCCCTCGGCATACTGACGACCCATGACGTTGTGGCCGCCCTGGCTATGTCGGCCCTCGGCAGCAGGCCCCTCAGCGGGGCCCTGGTCAAGTCCTACCCCTACGTTGACCTCGGGGCAACGCTCCTCGAGGCCGCCCAGGCCATGATCTCGAAGGGCACGAGCGGAGTGCTAGTCCTCGACGGCGACCTCCTCATCGGCGTCCTGACCGTGAGGGAGGTAGTGGCGAGGTATGCGAGGGAGGGGCAGGAGGGACTCATGACAAGGGTCTCAGACCTGCCCGTGCCTCCAGGCGCCTACATAGATGAGGGGGCCACGGTCTCGGAGGCCGCAAGGGTGATGGAGGAGGAGGGCGTTGATGTGGCCCCCGTGCTCTGCGGGGGCAGGGTCTGCGGGGCCGTTGACGACATAACCCTGACCAGGTGGCTGGCTTCCTCCTAG
- a CDS encoding Zn-dependent alcohol dehydrogenase → MKANLLQAFGPDHLRFTDVPDPSPGPGEVMIRVVASGVNPVDYYTVTGMRNVSPMPHIPGVEVAGEVVKVGQGVQGVEPGDRVVVYPRLFDGTCDLCLAGHEHLCRNGGLYGVSSNGGWAEYAIARATNVFRLPDSVDWDLAASIPVAALTPFHALLEAGVVPGDTVVVIGASGNTGQFAVQLAKLMGARVLAVTSKEWLKELGADEVAPLEQSLEALKRMTGGNRLADVVIDSIGKRTITTSLRLLDRRGKLVTFGALTGEAGLESISNIYSRELRVIGTTGGTRREMARLLELASRGLLKVRVWKRLKLSEAREALGLLFSRERDGRIVLRA, encoded by the coding sequence TTGAAGGCAAACCTGCTTCAGGCCTTTGGACCTGACCACCTCAGGTTCACCGACGTGCCTGACCCCTCGCCCGGCCCAGGCGAGGTAATGATAAGGGTCGTGGCCTCAGGCGTCAACCCCGTCGACTACTACACGGTCACGGGCATGAGAAACGTTAGCCCCATGCCCCACATACCTGGCGTCGAGGTGGCTGGGGAGGTCGTTAAGGTAGGCCAGGGGGTTCAGGGAGTGGAGCCCGGCGACAGGGTCGTAGTCTACCCGAGGCTCTTCGACGGCACCTGCGACCTCTGCCTCGCAGGCCACGAACACCTCTGTCGCAACGGCGGCCTCTACGGCGTCTCCAGCAACGGGGGCTGGGCAGAGTACGCCATAGCGAGGGCTACCAACGTGTTCAGGCTGCCCGACTCCGTTGACTGGGACCTGGCAGCCTCGATCCCTGTCGCAGCCCTCACCCCCTTCCACGCGCTCCTCGAGGCCGGCGTGGTCCCGGGCGACACCGTAGTCGTCATAGGGGCCAGCGGCAACACCGGCCAGTTCGCGGTGCAACTCGCCAAGCTCATGGGGGCCAGGGTGCTTGCCGTCACGAGCAAGGAGTGGCTTAAGGAGCTCGGTGCTGACGAGGTGGCCCCACTTGAGCAGAGCCTTGAGGCCCTTAAGAGGATGACCGGCGGCAACAGGCTGGCAGACGTCGTCATTGACTCCATAGGGAAGAGAACCATCACGACAAGCCTCAGGCTCCTCGACAGAAGGGGGAAGCTCGTGACCTTCGGGGCCCTGACCGGGGAGGCGGGCCTAGAGTCAATCAGCAACATCTACTCGAGAGAGCTCAGAGTCATAGGCACCACGGGAGGCACGAGGAGGGAGATGGCAAGGCTCTTGGAGCTCGCCTCGAGGGGGCTGCTTAAGGTCAGGGTGTGGAAGAGGCTCAAGCTCTCCGAGGCCAGGGAGGCCCTTGGCCTCCTCTTCTCAAGGGAGAGGGACGGCAGGATAGTCCTGAGGGCCTGA
- a CDS encoding dihydropteroate synthase-related protein: MRVGIVTSRTAEPLVRETVSGVRDVEAMVVALPVPVISVLSTRAIASIIRSRPALAKALSSVDMVILPGTVSGDAGEVAKVVERPTYKGPKSLGELPATLAQVARGAQLDAVKSADEVLGSLMPSLSYEEAFRVGDRPVARRGPPLVIMSEIDPSVPSSRVAEAVARLSGDGADVIIVGADPSWRPEEIASRVREALRAGRPVLAEAPNEEFAERALEAGAEGVVMAAAMALRARDLLSGKVVVASSGDLGELSDAEGRLSGSRLILDPVVEMPPLGMVRSLSRYLEASSRLRSPILFSAADVTEDVEADTLGVHALLSLMAVELRASAYLVVEETYKSYRSTAEAREALRLAETAWQLRSTERGMFSRLLVVKQGVRPPRAVQAAEAEEVGYVEPKVSADQYLVINADHERGRVVVTFFRDGSPQGALAGRHALSVARAAVRRFGLDPEHAAYLGYELAKAEISLKLGKTYVQDEPLIVVPWERNGNSGC, from the coding sequence ATGCGGGTCGGCATAGTCACCAGCAGGACAGCTGAGCCGCTGGTCAGGGAGACGGTCAGCGGCGTCAGGGACGTGGAGGCCATGGTTGTAGCGCTCCCAGTCCCGGTCATATCAGTGCTCTCGACCAGGGCCATAGCGTCAATCATAAGGTCGAGGCCTGCTCTGGCCAAGGCCCTATCCTCCGTTGACATGGTCATACTGCCGGGCACCGTGAGCGGGGACGCCGGCGAGGTGGCCAAGGTTGTGGAGAGGCCCACGTACAAGGGGCCCAAGTCCCTTGGCGAGCTCCCGGCCACCCTGGCCCAGGTCGCCAGGGGCGCCCAGCTCGACGCCGTTAAGAGCGCCGACGAGGTCCTGGGCTCCCTTATGCCGAGCCTGAGCTACGAGGAGGCCTTCAGGGTCGGCGACAGGCCCGTGGCGCGCAGGGGCCCTCCACTCGTCATTATGTCTGAGATCGACCCCTCCGTGCCTTCGAGCAGGGTTGCCGAGGCTGTTGCCAGGCTGTCGGGGGACGGCGCTGACGTAATAATTGTAGGCGCCGACCCCTCGTGGCGCCCTGAGGAGATAGCCTCAAGGGTGAGGGAGGCGCTCAGGGCTGGGAGGCCTGTCCTGGCCGAGGCGCCTAATGAGGAGTTCGCTGAGAGGGCCCTGGAGGCAGGGGCCGAGGGCGTTGTAATGGCCGCGGCCATGGCCCTCAGGGCCAGGGACTTGCTCAGTGGAAAGGTTGTGGTGGCCTCCTCAGGCGACCTCGGTGAGCTGTCCGATGCCGAGGGTAGGCTCTCGGGCTCAAGGCTGATCCTCGACCCCGTTGTCGAGATGCCGCCGCTCGGCATGGTGAGGAGCCTCTCCAGGTACCTCGAGGCCTCCTCGAGGCTCAGGTCACCAATCCTGTTCTCGGCAGCTGACGTAACGGAGGACGTGGAGGCCGACACGCTCGGGGTCCACGCGCTGCTCTCCCTTATGGCTGTCGAGCTGAGGGCCTCGGCCTACCTGGTGGTTGAGGAGACGTATAAGTCATACAGGTCAACGGCTGAGGCCAGGGAGGCCCTGAGGCTGGCTGAGACCGCCTGGCAGCTCAGGTCCACTGAGAGGGGGATGTTCAGCAGGCTCCTCGTGGTGAAGCAGGGCGTCAGGCCGCCGAGGGCGGTCCAGGCCGCCGAGGCGGAGGAGGTAGGGTACGTAGAGCCCAAGGTCTCGGCGGACCAGTACCTGGTGATCAACGCCGACCATGAGAGGGGGAGGGTCGTGGTCACCTTCTTCAGGGACGGCTCCCCTCAGGGCGCCTTGGCAGGCAGACACGCCCTGAGCGTGGCCAGGGCGGCAGTGAGGAGGTTTGGCCTAGACCCTGAGCACGCGGCCTACCTCGGCTATGAGCTGGCGAAGGCGGAGATTTCGCTGAAGCTTGGCAAGACCTACGTTCAGGACGAGCCCCTCATAGTTGTGCCCTGGGAGAGGAACGGCAACTCAGGGTGCTGA
- a CDS encoding putative membrane protein — MRLRATPAELALLLTMSSFGLAASALVLYEFYTLHRLPPLCQYHPNSGGIQLNCYAVLTSPYSRVGPFSLDALATAWFIANICLSLIVCLAPLAAARLALRALFAWRFVGIAVVPYLVYVELAVIRAICLYCTVMHAAILADFAVISYVLFSRRSRLRAIIMEPK; from the coding sequence GTGAGGCTAAGGGCGACCCCGGCCGAGCTGGCCCTCCTGCTCACCATGTCCTCCTTTGGCCTGGCCGCCTCAGCCCTGGTGCTGTACGAGTTCTACACCCTTCACAGGCTCCCCCCGCTCTGCCAGTACCACCCTAACTCCGGCGGGATTCAGCTCAACTGCTATGCCGTCCTCACGAGCCCGTACTCGAGGGTAGGCCCCTTCTCGCTCGACGCCCTGGCGACCGCGTGGTTTATCGCTAACATCTGCCTCTCGCTGATAGTATGCCTGGCGCCCCTGGCGGCGGCCAGGCTGGCGCTGAGGGCCCTCTTCGCGTGGAGGTTCGTGGGCATCGCCGTGGTTCCCTACTTGGTCTACGTTGAGCTCGCAGTGATAAGGGCCATATGCCTGTACTGCACTGTTATGCACGCCGCCATATTAGCTGACTTCGCCGTCATAAGTTACGTGCTCTTCTCTAGAAGGTCAAGGCTAAGGGCCATCATAATGGAGCCGAAGTGA
- a CDS encoding histidyl-tRNA synthetase → MELRPPRGFRDVPPELAILRKEIISRLEAVYRRYGFDPLETPAVEHWEVLAGKYGEEAEQRLIWRFKDPWSDREYALRYDLTVPLARYVASHPEMPLPFKRYQIAPVWRHEEPQRGRYREFYQADVDIVGSPYPEADAEVINVIVDAMEAIGVSGGFRVMMNDRRVLAGLFEEELGLSDPLPVYRAIDRLDKVGPEGVRAELERLLGAPAASRVMELLSFRGEPRDVLERLRMEHGSNKRAVEGIEHLAQVVDLVKRPSALVFDMALVRGLDYYTGPILEVVLDRPAIGSVAGGGRYDNLIGLLAKRQVPATGASIGLDRLIDAGVEVGLFSTSKRTYTQVVVVNVTPESFRYAWRVADQLRSWGFSVRADLMRSGQDVQRRKASRWGVPVLAFVGPQEESANTVTFYSQSKGERVTVPLGEARQVLERLLS, encoded by the coding sequence TTGGAGCTCAGGCCTCCCCGCGGCTTCAGGGACGTGCCGCCCGAGCTCGCTATACTCAGGAAGGAGATAATATCAAGGCTCGAGGCCGTCTACAGGAGGTACGGCTTCGACCCCCTTGAGACGCCTGCCGTGGAGCACTGGGAGGTGCTGGCGGGTAAGTACGGCGAGGAGGCGGAGCAGAGGCTCATCTGGAGGTTCAAGGACCCCTGGAGCGACAGGGAGTACGCCCTCAGGTACGACCTGACGGTGCCCCTGGCAAGGTACGTCGCCTCTCACCCTGAGATGCCGCTACCCTTCAAGAGGTACCAGATAGCCCCAGTCTGGAGGCACGAGGAGCCCCAGAGGGGGAGGTACAGGGAGTTCTACCAGGCGGACGTTGACATAGTTGGGAGCCCTTACCCGGAGGCCGACGCAGAGGTCATCAACGTGATAGTCGATGCCATGGAGGCCATAGGCGTGTCGGGAGGCTTCAGGGTGATGATGAACGACAGGAGGGTGCTGGCCGGCCTCTTCGAGGAGGAGCTGGGGCTCAGTGACCCGCTGCCCGTCTACAGGGCTATTGACAGGCTTGACAAGGTGGGCCCTGAGGGCGTGAGGGCTGAGCTGGAGCGCCTCCTCGGGGCCCCTGCGGCCTCAAGGGTCATGGAGCTCCTCTCCTTCAGGGGGGAGCCCAGGGACGTGCTAGAGAGGCTCAGAATGGAACACGGCTCAAACAAGAGGGCTGTGGAGGGAATTGAGCACCTGGCCCAGGTCGTTGACCTGGTGAAGAGGCCCTCGGCCCTCGTGTTCGACATGGCCTTGGTCAGGGGCCTCGACTACTACACGGGGCCCATACTCGAGGTCGTGCTGGACAGGCCCGCCATAGGGAGCGTGGCTGGGGGAGGCAGGTACGACAACCTGATAGGCCTCCTGGCTAAGAGGCAGGTCCCGGCAACCGGGGCCAGCATAGGGCTTGACAGGCTCATAGACGCCGGTGTCGAGGTGGGCCTCTTCAGCACCTCCAAGAGGACGTACACGCAGGTCGTGGTAGTCAACGTGACGCCTGAGAGCTTCAGGTACGCCTGGAGGGTGGCTGACCAGCTCAGGTCCTGGGGCTTCAGCGTCAGGGCTGACCTGATGAGGTCAGGACAGGACGTCCAGAGGAGGAAGGCGTCCAGGTGGGGCGTCCCGGTGCTGGCCTTCGTGGGCCCGCAGGAGGAGTCAGCCAACACCGTCACCTTCTACTCTCAGAGTAAGGGCGAGAGGGTGACTGTCCCGCTGGGCGAGGCCAGGCAGGTCCTTGAGAGGCTGCTTTCATGA